The Chryseobacterium indicum genome includes a window with the following:
- a CDS encoding retropepsin-like aspartic protease, translating to MKKIFLLSSLFLTIICCYSQQAEVNSIPFSLEKQLLTFSGKVNGKTIEFALDTGAAVSVTNSINNKTAGVEILDANKTINDSSNKKIKIKSTKIESLSIGNFEVKNLKGVTFDMPFLYCTNLLLLGQDFIKKFNWKIDFTKKLIYISEKPFPTDQSYQKWTVYYHSNRPLIDFTIRNKTFRNCLLDTGFSGVMEINSKDTDIMNTIFDEKKSKNQADEFISTNMGLSGLGNPESYSTFFVDEIKLDQTVIRQLPVTINKAKESKIGITFFSQYSDVLIMNFNENAFYLKQSGKPLLPKKQMDAKAFFIDGKLTVISKNMNENSTAKNVQIGDHIKSINGKNASEFTECELLQWAYFSKEDYILEKDNGEKIEIKSSSHLK from the coding sequence ATGAAAAAAATTTTTCTCCTCTCATCGCTCTTTTTAACAATCATCTGTTGTTATTCTCAACAGGCAGAAGTTAATTCAATTCCTTTTTCTCTGGAAAAGCAGCTGCTAACATTTTCGGGAAAAGTGAATGGAAAAACAATAGAATTTGCGCTCGATACGGGAGCCGCTGTTTCCGTAACCAATTCTATCAATAATAAAACTGCCGGAGTAGAAATCCTGGATGCCAATAAAACCATCAACGATTCCAGCAACAAAAAGATAAAGATTAAAAGCACAAAAATAGAATCGCTTTCCATAGGAAATTTTGAAGTAAAAAATCTAAAAGGAGTTACGTTTGATATGCCTTTTTTGTATTGCACCAATCTGCTGCTTCTGGGACAGGATTTCATCAAAAAATTCAACTGGAAAATAGATTTTACGAAAAAGCTGATTTATATTTCAGAAAAACCATTTCCGACGGATCAGTCTTACCAAAAATGGACGGTTTACTATCACAGCAACAGACCTTTAATCGATTTTACCATCCGAAACAAAACCTTCAGGAACTGTCTTTTAGATACCGGATTTTCGGGTGTAATGGAAATTAATTCTAAAGATACGGACATCATGAATACTATTTTTGATGAAAAAAAGTCTAAAAATCAAGCTGATGAATTTATTTCTACGAATATGGGACTGAGCGGTCTGGGAAATCCCGAATCTTACAGCACTTTTTTTGTTGATGAAATAAAACTGGATCAGACTGTAATTCGTCAATTGCCGGTTACCATCAATAAAGCAAAAGAATCCAAGATCGGAATTACCTTTTTCAGCCAGTATTCAGATGTTTTAATCATGAATTTTAACGAAAATGCTTTCTACTTAAAACAGTCCGGAAAACCATTACTTCCTAAAAAACAAATGGATGCCAAAGCTTTTTTCATCGACGGTAAGCTCACCGTAATTTCAAAAAATATGAACGAAAATTCTACGGCAAAAAACGTACAGATCGGAGATCACATCAAATCGATCAATGGTAAAAATGCATCAGAATTTACGGAATGCGAGCTGTTACAATGGGCATATTTCAGCAAAGAAGATTATATTCTGGAAAAAGATAACGGCGAAAAAATTGAGATTAAAAGTAGCAGCCATTTAAAATAA
- a CDS encoding DNA gyrase/topoisomerase IV subunit A: MITEEYSHEGESLKKVSGLYKDWFLDYASYVILDRAIPSVYDGFKPVQRRIMHSMRELEDGRYNKVANIVGNTMKYHPHGDASITDAMVGIGQKELLIDTQGNWGNIYTGDSAAAARYIEARLTPFALEVVFNPKTTEWAKSYDGRNNEPIDLPVKFPLLLAQGVEGIGVGLSTKILPHNFNELINASVAYLKGKKFELFPDFMTAGYLDVSEYNDGHRGGKVRARAKISPYDKHTLIITELPYSKTTSDLIDSIIKANEKGKIKIKKIEDNTSDKVEILIHLHNDVSPDKTIDALYAFTDCQVTISPNACVIVGDKPMFMNVSDILKMNTDHTVSLLKKELEIELHELQESWHFSSLERIFIENRIYHDIEEVKSWEEVLKTIDEGLKPHTKHLLRAVTEEDILKLTEIRIKRISRFDLDKFKENIAALEGKIEQVKHHLANLIQYAIDYYLNIQKKYGKDRQRKTELRIFDTIDATKVAVANEKFYANFEEGFIGTSLKKDQYLFDCSDIDDIITFRKDGSMKVVKVEAKTFIGKDILHVAIWKKNDKRTVYNMIYREGREGPYYMKRFSVTGVTRNTDYPLASDKKGSEVLYFSANPNGEAETVTVLLKPNPRIRKNKMDIDFSELAIKGRDSKGNLVTKYSVKKVDLKEEGVSTLAPRRIWFDDTVRRLNADGRGTLLGSFKGDDKILTINTNGEAKLVSFDLGNRFDDEYLVLEKWRPNQPVTCIYYDGEKDIYFIKRFLFENTPNVQTFMPSEHSKSFIENVIVANGATAEIIFAKDKGKEREPEEVNIDEFIAVKGIKAIGNQFTKFKVKSININIPEPVEEEPEVYEDPEPTAGFDEDGTIGNLFQNDDNTEH, encoded by the coding sequence ATGATAACAGAAGAATACTCGCATGAGGGCGAAAGCTTAAAAAAGGTTTCAGGGCTGTATAAAGACTGGTTCCTGGATTATGCTTCTTATGTAATTTTAGACAGGGCAATTCCTTCCGTTTATGACGGTTTTAAGCCTGTTCAGCGAAGAATCATGCATTCCATGCGGGAGCTGGAAGACGGACGTTACAATAAAGTTGCCAATATCGTGGGAAATACCATGAAATATCATCCTCATGGTGATGCTTCTATTACGGATGCCATGGTAGGAATCGGCCAGAAAGAACTGTTGATTGATACGCAGGGAAACTGGGGAAACATCTACACCGGAGATTCTGCGGCGGCGGCGAGATATATCGAAGCCCGATTAACCCCTTTTGCACTGGAAGTGGTTTTCAATCCGAAAACAACGGAATGGGCAAAATCGTATGACGGCAGAAATAACGAACCTATTGATCTTCCCGTAAAATTTCCTCTCCTTCTGGCACAGGGTGTGGAAGGAATCGGAGTCGGGCTTTCTACAAAGATTCTTCCGCATAATTTTAATGAACTCATCAATGCTTCCGTAGCGTATCTTAAAGGCAAAAAGTTTGAGCTTTTCCCGGATTTTATGACGGCAGGTTATCTGGATGTTTCCGAATACAACGACGGACACAGAGGCGGAAAGGTAAGAGCCAGAGCTAAAATTTCGCCTTACGATAAACACACTCTCATTATTACGGAGCTTCCGTACTCAAAAACGACAAGTGATCTTATTGATTCCATCATTAAAGCCAACGAAAAAGGAAAGATCAAGATCAAAAAAATTGAAGACAATACTTCCGATAAAGTTGAAATCCTGATCCATCTTCATAATGATGTTTCGCCGGATAAAACGATTGATGCTTTATATGCTTTTACCGATTGTCAGGTTACCATTTCTCCGAATGCCTGTGTAATTGTTGGTGATAAGCCGATGTTCATGAATGTTTCTGACATCCTGAAAATGAACACGGACCATACTGTTTCTTTGCTTAAAAAAGAACTGGAGATCGAACTTCATGAGCTTCAGGAAAGCTGGCATTTCTCTTCACTGGAAAGAATTTTCATCGAAAACAGGATTTATCACGATATTGAAGAGGTTAAAAGCTGGGAAGAAGTTCTTAAAACCATTGATGAAGGATTAAAACCTCATACAAAACATCTTTTAAGGGCTGTAACGGAAGAAGATATTTTAAAATTAACAGAGATCAGAATCAAGAGAATTTCAAGATTCGATTTAGATAAATTTAAAGAAAATATAGCTGCACTTGAAGGTAAGATCGAGCAGGTGAAACATCATCTTGCGAATCTTATTCAGTATGCGATTGATTATTATCTGAACATTCAGAAAAAATACGGTAAAGACAGACAGAGAAAAACTGAACTTCGAATTTTTGATACCATTGATGCAACAAAAGTTGCGGTTGCCAACGAAAAGTTCTACGCCAATTTCGAGGAAGGATTTATCGGGACGTCTCTGAAAAAAGACCAGTATCTGTTCGACTGTTCGGATATCGACGACATCATTACCTTCCGAAAAGACGGAAGCATGAAAGTGGTAAAAGTAGAGGCAAAAACGTTCATCGGAAAAGATATTCTTCATGTTGCGATCTGGAAGAAAAACGATAAAAGAACGGTCTACAACATGATCTACCGCGAAGGAAGAGAAGGACCTTATTATATGAAGCGTTTTTCCGTAACTGGTGTTACCCGAAATACAGATTATCCTCTGGCTTCGGATAAAAAAGGATCGGAAGTGCTTTATTTTTCGGCAAATCCAAACGGAGAAGCAGAAACTGTGACGGTTCTTCTGAAACCCAATCCAAGGATCAGAAAAAATAAAATGGACATCGATTTCTCAGAACTCGCGATTAAAGGACGAGATTCCAAAGGAAATCTGGTAACCAAATACTCCGTGAAAAAAGTCGATCTGAAAGAAGAAGGCGTTTCTACATTAGCACCGCGAAGAATCTGGTTTGATGATACCGTGAGAAGACTGAATGCAGACGGAAGAGGAACTTTACTGGGAAGCTTTAAAGGAGATGATAAAATTTTAACCATCAATACCAACGGAGAAGCAAAATTAGTTTCCTTTGATCTTGGAAACCGCTTCGATGACGAATATCTGGTGCTGGAAAAATGGCGTCCGAATCAGCCGGTAACCTGCATCTATTACGATGGTGAAAAAGATATTTATTTCATCAAACGGTTTTTATTTGAAAATACGCCGAATGTGCAGACTTTTATGCCTTCGGAACATTCAAAATCGTTTATTGAAAATGTAATTGTTGCCAACGGAGCTACTGCCGAAATTATTTTCGCAAAGGACAAGGGCAAAGAGCGAGAACCGGAAGAAGTAAATATCGATGAATTTATTGCCGTGAAGGGAATTAAAGCCATCGGAAACCAGTTTACCAAATTCAAAGTAAAATCCATTAATATCAACATTCCTGAACCTGTGGAAGAAGAACCGGAAGTATATGAAGATCCCGAACCAACAGCGGGATTTGATGAAGACGGAACCATTGGAAATCTGTTTCAGAATGACGATAATACAGAACATTAA
- a CDS encoding CPBP family intramembrane glutamic endopeptidase, with translation MSLNGKYSLGILLTFVLLAAVMLYIFPLISMITGEKTFTATSFLYSRMVLWMVLAITFLYSFLIEKQPFLLWKDKNYSFLFYLKKILRLYLICAVGGAFLNLFIKIITHENSGDKIAQLSSVFKNNYPLIVFTCLTAGVVEEFLMRGYMQPRIEKIYKNQYAGIAVSAFLFGILHMTYGTISQVIIPFFIGVVFAMFYKKYSNIKILIMCHFMYDFVSLMIMNFINFKHLSVF, from the coding sequence ATGAGTCTGAACGGAAAATATTCCTTAGGAATTCTTCTTACATTTGTTTTGCTCGCCGCAGTAATGCTGTATATTTTTCCTCTTATTTCAATGATAACAGGAGAAAAAACCTTTACTGCAACTTCATTTTTGTATTCCAGAATGGTACTCTGGATGGTTTTGGCAATTACTTTTCTGTACAGTTTCCTGATCGAAAAACAACCTTTCCTGCTGTGGAAAGACAAAAACTATTCTTTCCTATTTTATCTGAAAAAAATACTCCGTCTTTATTTAATTTGTGCCGTTGGTGGCGCTTTTTTAAATCTTTTCATCAAAATCATCACCCACGAAAACTCGGGTGATAAAATTGCGCAGCTTTCTTCTGTTTTTAAAAACAATTATCCATTGATCGTCTTTACCTGCTTAACAGCGGGAGTGGTGGAAGAATTTCTCATGCGCGGTTATATGCAGCCGAGAATTGAAAAAATTTATAAAAATCAATACGCAGGCATTGCAGTTTCCGCTTTTCTTTTCGGAATTCTTCACATGACGTATGGAACGATAAGTCAGGTGATCATTCCTTTCTTCATCGGAGTTGTTTTTGCCATGTTTTATAAAAAATATTCCAATATTAAGATTTTAATCATGTGTCATTTTATGTACGATTTTGTGTCGCTGATGATCATGAATTTTATCAATTTCAAACATTTATCCGTCTTTTAA
- a CDS encoding TolC family protein: MNHKIIAFSLLCTTKLFCQQLTLQQCIEKGKQNNVAVKLAEQSLETRQKIAQSSKNNILPKVDFLGGYNYIGEPIRVNLQQVKDGIVEGSASQSAYSANAAYQQITGNPLPQQVQNVIYQTSKDIISAVYPNYNPAIAKQSYFLAGILVRQPIYLGGKLNASRELSKQQVESGKANLESIQNLNSYNISLNYIQIMYLNSMIKKQEKMAEALESNEKYAQNLLKAEIIPPYLKNWSDIAKIQGETTLKNLRLEKENTLLTLKDLMGIPLDEPLEINEELNENIEVNSFGSSDKNTDLKLLQSKKKEAQTTNDITKSLSKPNIFAIGNYQFFRNDLPLITPPWLVGVEVQWTLFDPERRSRNQASESLVKEADLLIDQKQKSVDLAVRISENKLISFKEQKETLDLARKQAYTTTEMVRKRMENSLSSVKDVNDALQLQYEAEKLYYTSLVAYQTVVATYFYITGNVENITNYIP, from the coding sequence ATGAATCATAAGATTATTGCTTTTTCTTTATTATGTACCACAAAATTATTCTGCCAGCAGCTTACTTTGCAGCAATGTATAGAAAAAGGAAAACAGAATAATGTCGCTGTAAAACTGGCAGAACAGTCTTTGGAAACAAGGCAGAAAATAGCACAGTCGAGCAAAAACAATATTCTTCCCAAAGTCGATTTTCTTGGCGGATATAACTACATCGGAGAACCCATCAGAGTAAATCTTCAGCAGGTAAAAGACGGAATTGTAGAAGGTTCAGCCAGTCAGAGTGCCTATTCTGCCAATGCGGCTTATCAGCAGATCACAGGAAATCCGCTTCCGCAGCAGGTTCAGAATGTTATTTATCAGACTTCAAAAGATATTATCAGTGCGGTTTATCCCAATTACAATCCGGCGATTGCCAAACAGAGTTATTTTCTTGCCGGAATCCTTGTAAGACAGCCCATTTATCTCGGTGGAAAGCTGAATGCTTCGAGAGAACTTTCGAAACAGCAGGTGGAAAGCGGGAAAGCCAATCTGGAATCTATTCAGAATCTTAATTCTTACAATATTTCGCTGAACTATATTCAGATCATGTACCTTAATTCCATGATCAAAAAGCAGGAAAAAATGGCGGAAGCTCTGGAAAGCAATGAAAAGTATGCACAAAACCTTCTGAAAGCGGAGATTATCCCGCCTTATCTTAAAAACTGGTCAGATATTGCCAAAATTCAGGGCGAAACTACTCTTAAAAATTTACGGCTTGAAAAGGAAAACACGTTACTGACTTTAAAAGATCTGATGGGAATTCCTCTTGATGAACCTTTAGAAATTAATGAAGAATTAAATGAAAATATTGAAGTCAACAGTTTTGGTTCCTCAGATAAAAATACCGATCTGAAATTATTACAAAGTAAGAAAAAAGAAGCACAAACCACGAACGATATTACGAAATCTCTGTCTAAACCCAATATTTTTGCCATTGGAAATTACCAGTTTTTCAGAAATGATCTTCCTTTAATCACGCCGCCGTGGTTAGTGGGAGTAGAAGTTCAGTGGACTCTTTTTGATCCTGAAAGAAGATCCAGAAATCAGGCTTCTGAATCTTTGGTGAAAGAAGCAGATCTGTTAATTGACCAGAAACAGAAATCGGTGGATCTTGCTGTCAGAATTTCTGAAAACAAGCTCATCAGTTTCAAAGAGCAGAAAGAAACTTTGGATCTTGCAAGAAAGCAGGCATATACTACCACAGAAATGGTGAGAAAAAGAATGGAAAACAGCCTTTCTTCCGTAAAAGATGTAAACGATGCACTACAGCTTCAGTATGAGGCAGAGAAATTGTATTACACTTCTTTGGTGGCCTATCAGACTGTGGTGGCAACTTATTTTTATATTACAGGAAACGTCGAAAATATTACCAATTACATTCCCTAA
- the yaaA gene encoding peroxide stress protein YaaA: MKIVTSPAKLMNVENSTDLLKTTTPKFIEQSEFIHSYLKQKSPKYLSELMEISPKLADENWERNQKWKAKPSAKESAPALFAFTGEVYRGLDAKTLDKDAVDYLQKNQRILSGLYGLLKPSDKVMLYRLEMGRPFEFDEYKNLYEFWREKITEQLNSEMKKNEILLNLASNEYFKAVDRKKLNHQIIDFDFYELKEGKLKTIVVYTKHARGLVARFCAQTNAQTLNDVKAFNYEGYLINEEKSTENKLVFVR; the protein is encoded by the coding sequence ATGAAAATAGTAACATCCCCTGCCAAATTAATGAATGTGGAAAATTCAACTGACCTGTTGAAAACCACTACGCCTAAATTCATTGAACAGTCAGAATTTATACACTCTTATTTAAAACAAAAATCGCCGAAATATCTTTCTGAACTAATGGAAATTTCTCCCAAATTAGCAGACGAAAACTGGGAAAGAAACCAAAAATGGAAAGCAAAACCTTCCGCAAAAGAATCTGCTCCTGCTCTATTTGCCTTTACAGGAGAGGTTTACAGAGGTTTGGATGCCAAAACATTAGACAAAGATGCAGTAGATTATCTTCAGAAAAACCAGAGAATTCTTTCCGGACTATACGGATTGCTGAAACCTTCGGATAAAGTGATGCTTTACAGACTGGAAATGGGAAGACCTTTTGAATTTGATGAATATAAAAATCTTTACGAATTCTGGAGAGAAAAGATAACGGAACAGCTAAATTCTGAAATGAAAAAGAATGAAATCCTCCTGAATCTTGCAAGCAATGAATATTTTAAAGCGGTTGACCGTAAAAAACTCAACCATCAAATTATCGATTTTGATTTTTACGAATTAAAAGAAGGAAAACTGAAAACCATTGTAGTTTACACAAAACATGCACGAGGTCTGGTTGCAAGATTTTGCGCACAGACGAATGCACAGACTCTGAATGATGTAAAAGCTTTCAATTATGAAGGCTATCTCATTAATGAAGAAAAATCGACTGAAAACAAACTGGTTTTTGTAAGATAA
- a CDS encoding rhomboid family intramembrane serine protease, translating to MNILIAIIIITAVISFAAPMGSANFEKYKFSVGAILNRKEYIRLLSSGFLHADIMHLVFNMLTLYFFGPVVIQGFGNLGFLIIYFGSILLGNMFSLFVYQRQPWYSAIGASGGVSGILFASIALIPHLEIYMFFIPIGIPGYIFGLVYFSYSVYMMLNPNYNDNIGHAAHLGGASFGLIYAVANQPQAAIENSMYLGIMSLPLIYLSYEIFVKKRIG from the coding sequence ATGAATATTTTAATAGCAATCATCATCATAACCGCTGTTATCAGTTTTGCTGCTCCTATGGGAAGTGCCAACTTTGAGAAATACAAATTCAGCGTAGGCGCCATATTAAACAGGAAAGAATACATCCGTTTGCTTTCTTCAGGATTTCTGCATGCCGATATTATGCATCTGGTCTTTAATATGCTCACCTTGTATTTTTTTGGTCCGGTTGTTATTCAGGGATTTGGAAATCTGGGTTTTCTGATCATTTATTTCGGATCAATCCTGCTGGGAAATATGTTTTCTCTATTTGTTTACCAGAGACAGCCTTGGTATTCAGCCATTGGCGCAAGTGGAGGAGTTTCGGGAATTTTGTTTGCATCCATTGCCCTGATTCCGCATTTAGAAATCTATATGTTTTTCATTCCGATCGGAATTCCGGGATATATATTTGGTCTTGTTTATTTCAGCTATTCTGTTTATATGATGCTGAATCCCAATTATAACGATAATATAGGTCATGCCGCGCATTTAGGAGGAGCATCTTTCGGACTTATATACGCCGTTGCCAATCAGCCACAGGCGGCGATTGAAAACTCAATGTATCTTGGAATCATGTCGCTTCCTTTAATTTACCTGAGCTATGAGATTTTTGTGAAGAAAAGAATAGGATAA
- the prmC gene encoding peptide chain release factor N(5)-glutamine methyltransferase yields the protein MTISELKNYFKTELSALYTDSESAFLSSVFIEKIVGFDAFYQRRSADQALLKADEKRLLEVISELKTSKPYQHILGETDFYGMTFFVNENVLIPRPETEELLELAIKKIKNSPFNAQNLKILDIGTGSGIIPLVLKKYFPKAEVTSIDFSEKALEVARKNAAFHQLDVRFIHADYLNFDLKENFDVIISNPPYIAIDEEQEIEHSVKGFEPIMALFSPTSDALIFYRKIAEDSKKHLNKNGLLFLEINQKLGPETLDLYIVDFEEACLIKDLSENDRFVFGRK from the coding sequence ATGACCATTTCAGAACTAAAAAATTACTTCAAAACAGAACTTTCCGCTTTATATACAGACTCGGAATCTGCATTTCTGAGTTCAGTATTCATCGAAAAAATTGTCGGATTTGATGCTTTTTATCAGCGAAGATCTGCGGATCAGGCATTATTAAAAGCTGATGAAAAAAGGCTTCTTGAAGTTATTTCCGAACTAAAAACTTCAAAACCTTATCAGCACATTCTAGGTGAAACAGATTTCTACGGAATGACATTTTTCGTGAATGAAAACGTATTAATTCCGCGTCCTGAAACGGAAGAGCTGCTGGAATTGGCAATAAAAAAGATTAAAAATTCGCCTTTTAATGCTCAAAATTTAAAAATTCTGGATATCGGAACAGGAAGCGGAATTATTCCGTTGGTTTTAAAAAAATATTTTCCAAAGGCGGAAGTTACTTCCATCGATTTTTCTGAAAAAGCACTGGAAGTTGCCAGAAAAAATGCGGCATTTCATCAGCTTGACGTCAGATTCATTCATGCCGATTACCTAAATTTTGATTTAAAAGAAAACTTTGATGTTATCATTTCAAATCCGCCTTATATCGCAATCGATGAAGAACAGGAAATAGAGCATTCAGTAAAAGGTTTTGAACCGATCATGGCACTCTTCTCTCCTACTTCCGATGCTTTGATCTTTTACAGAAAAATAGCCGAAGACTCTAAAAAACACCTGAATAAAAACGGACTGTTATTTTTAGAAATCAACCAGAAATTAGGACCAGAAACACTGGATTTATATATTGTTGATTTTGAAGAGGCTTGTTTAATCAAAGATTTATCGGAAAATGACAGGTTTGTTTTTGGGAGGAAGTAA
- a CDS encoding GLPGLI family protein: MKKFILIICLILSTSIFSQELEKSTIKCNYLTKFLIDTTDISTKKEELTGLWIGKSSSLFKSDQKAKYDSLTKESTKKSMMNPIGGKIIIDFSKIPRTFFKPEVYKVGNSLKIFDRVWNVNYEYESDQKINWNLVDEAKVISTYKCRKAVAKYRNRNITAWYTEEIPISEGPYTFKGLPGLVIEAYDDKDFFHFTLVGLKNLNELIAPIRNVISTDYQKFLKKRKDFQNDPAGAYFVATGKQVPKDDIERVTKMHRSNNNHLD; this comes from the coding sequence ATGAAAAAGTTTATTTTAATTATTTGTTTAATTTTATCTACATCTATTTTTTCTCAAGAACTTGAAAAATCTACGATCAAATGCAATTACCTTACAAAATTTTTAATTGACACAACTGATATTTCTACAAAAAAGGAAGAGTTGACTGGTTTATGGATTGGGAAAAGCTCTTCACTTTTCAAAAGCGATCAAAAAGCAAAATATGATTCCCTAACTAAAGAATCAACAAAAAAAAGTATGATGAATCCAATAGGAGGGAAAATAATAATTGATTTTTCTAAAATTCCAAGAACATTTTTTAAACCCGAAGTTTACAAAGTGGGGAATTCGTTAAAAATATTTGATAGGGTATGGAATGTTAATTATGAATATGAATCTGATCAAAAAATTAATTGGAATTTAGTTGATGAAGCTAAAGTTATCAGTACCTATAAGTGTAGAAAAGCAGTTGCAAAATACAGAAATAGAAATATAACAGCATGGTATACAGAAGAAATCCCTATTTCAGAGGGTCCGTATACTTTTAAAGGATTACCGGGGTTAGTTATCGAAGCTTATGACGATAAAGATTTTTTCCATTTTACATTAGTAGGTTTAAAAAATCTCAATGAATTAATCGCTCCAATCAGAAACGTAATTAGTACTGATTATCAAAAATTCTTGAAAAAAAGAAAAGATTTTCAAAACGATCCAGCAGGAGCATATTTCGTAGCAACAGGAAAACAAGTTCCAAAAGATGATATTGAAAGGGTAACGAAAATGCACAGAAGCAACAATAATCATTTAGATTAA
- a CDS encoding DUF2945 domain-containing protein, whose amino-acid sequence MSTLKKGDMVRWNSSNGETHGKITKIHKKDFVFMDKQRRATEDEPQYEVLSEKTGKSAVHKASSLKKM is encoded by the coding sequence ATGAGCACATTAAAAAAAGGAGACATGGTGAGATGGAATTCCAGCAACGGAGAAACTCACGGAAAGATTACAAAAATTCATAAAAAAGACTTTGTATTCATGGATAAGCAGAGAAGAGCTACAGAGGACGAACCACAATATGAAGTCTTGAGCGAAAAAACAGGAAAATCAGCCGTACACAAAGCTTCTTCCCTGAAAAAAATGTAA
- a CDS encoding L-threonylcarbamoyladenylate synthase, whose translation MAKILKIYPDNPQENLINEVIKTLNNGGLIIYPSDTVYALGCNIFDIKAMEKLAQIKKIKLEKSKFSIICNDLSHLSDFTRPIDTSTFRFLKSHLPGPFTFILEANKSLPLAYKGHKTIGIRVPDHPIPQLIVEKLGHPIASTSIKDDDEIIEYSTDPELIAEKYDHLVDIVIDSGYGDNMASTIVDLTSGEPEIIRQGKGDI comes from the coding sequence ATGGCAAAAATACTGAAAATTTATCCGGACAACCCTCAGGAAAACCTTATTAATGAGGTTATTAAAACTTTAAACAATGGTGGATTAATTATTTATCCATCCGATACGGTCTATGCGTTAGGCTGTAATATTTTCGACATAAAAGCCATGGAAAAGCTTGCCCAGATCAAAAAAATAAAGCTCGAAAAGTCAAAATTCTCCATTATCTGTAATGATCTAAGCCATCTTTCAGATTTTACAAGACCGATTGATACGTCGACTTTCAGATTTCTGAAAAGCCATCTTCCGGGACCTTTTACCTTTATTCTTGAAGCCAATAAAAGTCTGCCGCTCGCTTACAAAGGACATAAAACCATCGGAATCCGTGTTCCTGATCATCCGATTCCGCAATTAATTGTTGAAAAACTGGGACATCCCATAGCTTCCACTTCCATAAAAGATGACGATGAAATCATCGAATATTCTACCGATCCGGAACTAATTGCCGAAAAATACGATCATTTGGTTGATATCGTGATAGATTCCGGTTATGGAGATAATATGGCTTCCACGATTGTAGATCTTACTTCCGGAGAGCCTGAAATTATCCGTCAGGGAAAAGGAGATATTTAA